One Festucalex cinctus isolate MCC-2025b chromosome 3, RoL_Fcin_1.0, whole genome shotgun sequence DNA window includes the following coding sequences:
- the nr2f2 gene encoding COUP transcription factor 2 isoform X1 → MAMVVWRGSQDDVADTQGALSSQTQGGLALGNAQPGQLGLTAAQVAPPNPQTPAQGGPNNGQSAPGGGGGGQGAQQQADKQPQHIECVVCGDKSSGKHYGQFTCEGCKSFFKRSVRRNLTYTCRANRNCPIDQHHRNQCQYCRLKKCLKVGMRREVSLFTAAVQRGRVPPTQPHHGQFALTNGDPLHCHSYLSGYISLLLRAEPYPTSRYGSQCMQPNNIMGIENICELAARMLFSAVEWARNIPFFPDLQITDQVALLRLTWSELFVLNAAQCSMPLHVAPLLAAAGLHASPMSADRVVAFMDHIRIFQEQVEKLKALHVDSAEYSCLKAIVLFTTDACGLSDVAHVESLQEKSQCALEEYVRSQYPNQPTRFGKLLLRLPSLRTVSSSVIEQLFFVRLVGKTPIETLIRDMLLSGSSFNWPYMSIQ, encoded by the exons ATGGCAATGGTAGTGTGGAGAGGCTCCCAGGACGACGTGGCGGACACCCAGGGCGCCCTCTCCTCGCAGACTCAAGGCGGACTGGCGCTGGGCAACGCTCAGCCGGGCCAGCTGGGTCTGACGGCCGCGCAGGTGGCGCCGCCGAACCCGCAGACGCCCGCGCAGGGCGGCCCCAACAACGGCCAGTCGGcaccgggcggcggcggcggcggccaagGCGCGCAGCAGCAGGCGGACAAGCAGCCGCAGCACATCGAGTGCGTGGTGTGCGGGGACAAGTCGAGCGGCAAGCACTACGGCCAGTTCACCTGCGAGGGCTGCAAGAGCTTCTTCAAGCGCAGCGTGCGGCGGAACCTGACGTACACATGCCGGGCCAACCGGAACTGTCCCATCGACCAGCACCACCGCAACCAGTGCCAGTACTGCCGCCTCAAAAAATGCCTCAAGGTCGGCATGAGACGGGAAG TCTCTCTTTTTACTGCAGCCGTGCAAAGGGGACGGGTGCCGCCCACGCAGCCGCACCACGGCCAGTTCGCGCTGACCAACGGGGACCCGCTGCACTGCCACTCGTACCTCTCGGGATATATCTCGCTGCTGCTGCGCGCGGAGCCCTACCCGACGTCCCGCTACGGCAGCCAGTGCATGCAGCCCAACAACATCATGGGCATCGAGAACATTTGCGAACTGGCGGCGCGCATGCTCTTCAGCGCGGTGGAGTGGGCCCGGAATATCCCCTTCTTCCCGGACCTGCAGATCACCGACCAGGTGGCCCTGCTGCGGCTGACGTGGAGCGAGCTGTTCGTGCTCAACGCGGCGCAGTGCTCCATGCCGCTGCATGTGGCCCCGCTGCTGGCGGCGGCCGGCCTGCACGCCTCGCCCATGTCGGCGGACCGCGTGGTGGCCTTCATGGACCACATTCGGATCTTCCAGGAGCAGGTGGAGAAGCTCAAGGCGCTGCACGTCGACTCGGCCGAGTACAGCTGCCTCAAGGCCATCGTGCTCTTCACCACAG ACGCGTGCGGCCTGTCGGACGTGGCCCACGTGGAGAGCCTGCAGGAGAAGTCCCAGTGCGCCCTGGAGGAGTACGTCCGCAGCCAGTACCCCAACCAGCCCACCCGCTTCGGCAAGCTGCTGCTGCGTCTGCCCTCGCTGCGCACCGTCTCGTCGTCCGTCATCGAGCAGTTGTTTTTCGTCCGCCTGGTAGGTAAGACCCCCATCGAAACGCTCATCAGGGACATGTTGCTGTCGGGGAGCAGCTTTAACTGGCCTTACATGTCCATTCAGTAA
- the nr2f2 gene encoding COUP transcription factor 2 isoform X3: MHPATDESASYAFAVQRGRVPPTQPHHGQFALTNGDPLHCHSYLSGYISLLLRAEPYPTSRYGSQCMQPNNIMGIENICELAARMLFSAVEWARNIPFFPDLQITDQVALLRLTWSELFVLNAAQCSMPLHVAPLLAAAGLHASPMSADRVVAFMDHIRIFQEQVEKLKALHVDSAEYSCLKAIVLFTTDACGLSDVAHVESLQEKSQCALEEYVRSQYPNQPTRFGKLLLRLPSLRTVSSSVIEQLFFVRLVGKTPIETLIRDMLLSGSSFNWPYMSIQ, encoded by the exons ATGCACCCCGCCACGGACGAGTCAGCATCGTATGCATTTG CCGTGCAAAGGGGACGGGTGCCGCCCACGCAGCCGCACCACGGCCAGTTCGCGCTGACCAACGGGGACCCGCTGCACTGCCACTCGTACCTCTCGGGATATATCTCGCTGCTGCTGCGCGCGGAGCCCTACCCGACGTCCCGCTACGGCAGCCAGTGCATGCAGCCCAACAACATCATGGGCATCGAGAACATTTGCGAACTGGCGGCGCGCATGCTCTTCAGCGCGGTGGAGTGGGCCCGGAATATCCCCTTCTTCCCGGACCTGCAGATCACCGACCAGGTGGCCCTGCTGCGGCTGACGTGGAGCGAGCTGTTCGTGCTCAACGCGGCGCAGTGCTCCATGCCGCTGCATGTGGCCCCGCTGCTGGCGGCGGCCGGCCTGCACGCCTCGCCCATGTCGGCGGACCGCGTGGTGGCCTTCATGGACCACATTCGGATCTTCCAGGAGCAGGTGGAGAAGCTCAAGGCGCTGCACGTCGACTCGGCCGAGTACAGCTGCCTCAAGGCCATCGTGCTCTTCACCACAG ACGCGTGCGGCCTGTCGGACGTGGCCCACGTGGAGAGCCTGCAGGAGAAGTCCCAGTGCGCCCTGGAGGAGTACGTCCGCAGCCAGTACCCCAACCAGCCCACCCGCTTCGGCAAGCTGCTGCTGCGTCTGCCCTCGCTGCGCACCGTCTCGTCGTCCGTCATCGAGCAGTTGTTTTTCGTCCGCCTGGTAGGTAAGACCCCCATCGAAACGCTCATCAGGGACATGTTGCTGTCGGGGAGCAGCTTTAACTGGCCTTACATGTCCATTCAGTAA
- the nr2f2 gene encoding COUP transcription factor 2 isoform X2: MAMVVWRGSQDDVADTQGALSSQTQGGLALGNAQPGQLGLTAAQVAPPNPQTPAQGGPNNGQSAPGGGGGGQGAQQQADKQPQHIECVVCGDKSSGKHYGQFTCEGCKSFFKRSVRRNLTYTCRANRNCPIDQHHRNQCQYCRLKKCLKVGMRREAVQRGRVPPTQPHHGQFALTNGDPLHCHSYLSGYISLLLRAEPYPTSRYGSQCMQPNNIMGIENICELAARMLFSAVEWARNIPFFPDLQITDQVALLRLTWSELFVLNAAQCSMPLHVAPLLAAAGLHASPMSADRVVAFMDHIRIFQEQVEKLKALHVDSAEYSCLKAIVLFTTDACGLSDVAHVESLQEKSQCALEEYVRSQYPNQPTRFGKLLLRLPSLRTVSSSVIEQLFFVRLVGKTPIETLIRDMLLSGSSFNWPYMSIQ, from the exons ATGGCAATGGTAGTGTGGAGAGGCTCCCAGGACGACGTGGCGGACACCCAGGGCGCCCTCTCCTCGCAGACTCAAGGCGGACTGGCGCTGGGCAACGCTCAGCCGGGCCAGCTGGGTCTGACGGCCGCGCAGGTGGCGCCGCCGAACCCGCAGACGCCCGCGCAGGGCGGCCCCAACAACGGCCAGTCGGcaccgggcggcggcggcggcggccaagGCGCGCAGCAGCAGGCGGACAAGCAGCCGCAGCACATCGAGTGCGTGGTGTGCGGGGACAAGTCGAGCGGCAAGCACTACGGCCAGTTCACCTGCGAGGGCTGCAAGAGCTTCTTCAAGCGCAGCGTGCGGCGGAACCTGACGTACACATGCCGGGCCAACCGGAACTGTCCCATCGACCAGCACCACCGCAACCAGTGCCAGTACTGCCGCCTCAAAAAATGCCTCAAGGTCGGCATGAGACGGGAAG CCGTGCAAAGGGGACGGGTGCCGCCCACGCAGCCGCACCACGGCCAGTTCGCGCTGACCAACGGGGACCCGCTGCACTGCCACTCGTACCTCTCGGGATATATCTCGCTGCTGCTGCGCGCGGAGCCCTACCCGACGTCCCGCTACGGCAGCCAGTGCATGCAGCCCAACAACATCATGGGCATCGAGAACATTTGCGAACTGGCGGCGCGCATGCTCTTCAGCGCGGTGGAGTGGGCCCGGAATATCCCCTTCTTCCCGGACCTGCAGATCACCGACCAGGTGGCCCTGCTGCGGCTGACGTGGAGCGAGCTGTTCGTGCTCAACGCGGCGCAGTGCTCCATGCCGCTGCATGTGGCCCCGCTGCTGGCGGCGGCCGGCCTGCACGCCTCGCCCATGTCGGCGGACCGCGTGGTGGCCTTCATGGACCACATTCGGATCTTCCAGGAGCAGGTGGAGAAGCTCAAGGCGCTGCACGTCGACTCGGCCGAGTACAGCTGCCTCAAGGCCATCGTGCTCTTCACCACAG ACGCGTGCGGCCTGTCGGACGTGGCCCACGTGGAGAGCCTGCAGGAGAAGTCCCAGTGCGCCCTGGAGGAGTACGTCCGCAGCCAGTACCCCAACCAGCCCACCCGCTTCGGCAAGCTGCTGCTGCGTCTGCCCTCGCTGCGCACCGTCTCGTCGTCCGTCATCGAGCAGTTGTTTTTCGTCCGCCTGGTAGGTAAGACCCCCATCGAAACGCTCATCAGGGACATGTTGCTGTCGGGGAGCAGCTTTAACTGGCCTTACATGTCCATTCAGTAA